The Falsibacillus pallidus genome has a segment encoding these proteins:
- a CDS encoding CAP domain-containing protein: MRTLFRIVIILIIISGIGIYASFKNSGSDVLKDEHAQVVKTDEKISMNKSGPAENKARPKDGITTLIGQTANSLKKLHGSPDRVDISAYGYQWWIYNADPEKYMQVGVENGKIVTIFAAGKDLDVSPYKIGQSINEIYSSTPLNQDIQVQYDQGTYRFELSEEDLNIRPIVQLGDIYLQLYLDKFKGTLSSVRVLDKGTLIKLRPYEMVYRGELKDPEPPSEFEWTEIDKGSEKQILDLTNIIRKRFGLNPLEWDEETSKVAFQHSKDMYENQYFSHTSPQFGDLSDRLNEAEVFYQMAGENIAAKYADGPAAVEGWLNSSSHRETMLKKEFTHLGVGVYQKYYTQNFLQKDWE; encoded by the coding sequence CTGCGTACATTATTTAGAATTGTCATCATATTAATCATAATTTCCGGTATAGGTATATATGCTAGCTTCAAAAATTCAGGGAGCGATGTGTTAAAGGATGAACATGCCCAAGTAGTCAAGACTGATGAAAAAATATCCATGAATAAGAGTGGACCTGCTGAAAATAAAGCCAGGCCAAAAGACGGAATCACCACATTGATCGGGCAAACGGCGAATTCCTTGAAAAAACTTCACGGATCCCCAGATAGAGTGGATATATCAGCATACGGTTATCAGTGGTGGATTTACAATGCAGACCCGGAAAAATATATGCAGGTCGGGGTGGAAAATGGAAAGATTGTCACAATCTTTGCTGCCGGTAAAGACCTGGATGTATCTCCTTACAAAATTGGACAAAGCATCAATGAAATATACAGTTCTACACCATTGAACCAGGATATACAGGTACAGTATGACCAAGGTACATATCGATTTGAACTGTCTGAAGAAGACTTGAACATACGGCCAATTGTGCAGCTGGGAGATATTTATTTACAGCTTTACTTAGATAAATTTAAAGGAACTTTATCCAGTGTAAGAGTCCTGGATAAAGGGACTTTGATCAAGCTCCGCCCTTACGAAATGGTTTATCGTGGAGAATTGAAGGATCCTGAACCGCCTTCAGAGTTTGAATGGACTGAGATTGATAAAGGAAGCGAAAAGCAGATACTTGATTTGACCAATATCATACGAAAAAGATTCGGATTAAATCCACTGGAATGGGATGAAGAAACATCCAAAGTTGCTTTTCAGCATAGTAAAGATATGTATGAAAATCAATATTTCTCCCACACATCCCCACAGTTCGGAGATTTATCGGATCGTCTCAATGAAGCAGAGGTTTTCTATCAAATGGCAGGAGAAAACATTGCTGCTAAATATGCCGACGGTCCTGCAGCGGTTGAGGGCTGGCTAAATTCCTCCAGCCACAGGGAAACCATGTTGAAGAAAGAATTCACGCACCTGGGAGTCGGGGTCTACCAAAAATACTATACACAAAATTTCCTGCAGAAAGATTGGGAATAA
- a CDS encoding DUF420 domain-containing protein, with protein MSLPILPTLSTSCIVISAVLVAIGWSLIKKRKIEAHKKTMFAAAIFALTFFIIYTSRTVFIGNTSFGGPDDIKIYYTLFLIFHITLATVGAVFGLVTLWTGYKSNFSRHRKIGPITSVIWFFTAITGVAVYILLYVLYHGGQTTSVIKAIIGF; from the coding sequence ATGTCACTGCCTATTTTACCTACATTAAGTACATCGTGCATCGTCATAAGTGCAGTACTTGTGGCGATTGGCTGGTCGCTTATTAAGAAAAGAAAAATAGAAGCACATAAAAAAACGATGTTTGCAGCAGCGATTTTCGCGTTAACATTTTTCATCATTTACACAAGCAGGACTGTTTTTATCGGGAATACTTCGTTTGGCGGGCCGGACGATATTAAAATCTACTATACACTTTTCCTGATATTCCATATTACATTGGCGACAGTCGGGGCCGTATTTGGCCTTGTAACATTATGGACAGGTTATAAGAGCAATTTTAGCAGACACCGTAAAATAGGACCGATCACTAGTGTCATTTGGTTCTTTACTGCCATTACGGGTGTTGCCGTTTATATCTTGCTTTATGTTTTATATCATGGTGGCCAGACTACTTCAGTCATCAAAGCTATCATCGGTTTCTAA
- a CDS encoding PaaI family thioesterase — MKEELHDLLNDCINDAAEDDLLAIKQLLEGVKRKQHGLNGSYIGSILHMEKTVTENDRFSVTIPINEVTSNSLGILHGGITATVLDSAMGTLANILLPEGFGAVTSNLNIHYISPGLGNTITATATIVHKGSKTMVVEGEVLRDDGKKIAHCTGTFFVIKKG, encoded by the coding sequence ATGAAGGAAGAATTACATGATTTATTGAATGATTGCATAAATGATGCAGCCGAAGATGATCTATTGGCAATCAAACAGCTCCTTGAAGGGGTTAAAAGAAAACAGCATGGCTTAAACGGTTCCTACATTGGATCCATTCTACATATGGAAAAAACCGTTACAGAGAATGATCGTTTTTCTGTAACGATTCCAATCAATGAGGTGACATCAAATTCATTGGGAATACTTCATGGAGGGATTACTGCTACTGTGCTGGATTCAGCTATGGGGACGCTGGCAAATATTTTGCTTCCTGAAGGATTTGGGGCAGTTACCTCAAATTTGAACATTCATTATATATCCCCTGGATTAGGCAATACGATCACAGCAACTGCGACCATTGTCCATAAAGGCTCCAAAACAATGGTGGTGGAAGGAGAAGTCCTTAGGGATGATGGAAAGAAAATAGCCCATTGCACAGGTACTTTTTTTGTCATAAAAAAAGGGTGA
- a CDS encoding YugN family protein, which yields MKFEKTGYETIKADLNRLDEVMKSHGLVREGQWDYERVTYDRKFEIKEGTFYLRVFGYAAEGDVGAHDAVIQLMTPLLGKHYYPHGVEYGEGEDFPNHLVAKCEAILADVKKEIAHFAE from the coding sequence ATGAAATTTGAAAAAACAGGATACGAAACAATAAAAGCTGATTTAAATCGTTTAGATGAAGTAATGAAATCTCATGGACTGGTTCGTGAGGGGCAATGGGATTACGAACGTGTTACTTATGATCGTAAATTCGAAATCAAAGAAGGCACTTTCTACCTTCGCGTATTCGGATATGCAGCAGAAGGTGATGTAGGAGCTCACGATGCAGTTATCCAATTAATGACTCCCCTTCTAGGGAAGCACTATTATCCGCATGGTGTTGAGTATGGTGAAGGTGAAGACTTCCCTAATCACCTCGTTGCAAAATGTGAAGCAATTCTTGCTGATGTAAAAAAAGAAATTGCCCATTTTGCTGAATAA